In Aegilops tauschii subsp. strangulata cultivar AL8/78 chromosome 3, Aet v6.0, whole genome shotgun sequence, one genomic interval encodes:
- the LOC141042905 gene encoding uncharacterized protein, with protein sequence MAGRIAALSRFISRLGEKEIPLYQMLKKTNHFVWSNAADKAFEALKKELAERPVLVSPIDKEPMLLYVAANNKAVSVAVVVECKEAGKEYTVQRPVYYISEV encoded by the coding sequence AtggcgggtcgcattgctgctttGAGCCGATTCATAAGCCGCCTAGGTGAGAAGGAGATTCccttgtatcagatgctgaaaaAGACTAACCACTTCGTCTGGAGCAATGCTGCAGATAAAGCTTTTGAAGCTCTCAAGAAGGAGTTAGCTGAGCGGCCCGTCCTTGTTTCTCCTATTGATAAAGAGCCTATGCTCCTCTATGTTGCTGCCAATAACAAAGCGGTGAGTGTTGCAGTTGTCGTGGAGTGCAAGGAGGCGGGGAAGGAATATACCGTCCAGAGGCCAGTCTATTATATCAGCGAAGTGTGA
- the LOC141042906 gene encoding uncharacterized protein — protein MAGRIAALSRFISRLGEKEIPLYQMLKKTNHFVWSNAADKAFEALKKELAERPVLVSPIDKEPMLLYVAANNKAVSVAVVVECKEAGKEYTVQRPVYYISEV, from the coding sequence AtggcgggtcgcattgctgctttGAGCCGATTCATAAGCCGCCTTGGTGAGAAGGAGATTCccttgtatcagatgctgaaaaAGACTAACCACTTCGTCTGGAGCAATGCTGCAGATAAAGCTTTTGAAGCTCTCAAGAAGGAGTTAGCTGAGCGGCCCGTCCTTGTTTCTCCTATTGATAAAGAGCCTATGCTCCTCTATGTTGCTGCCAATAACAAAGCGGTGAGTGTTGCAGTTGTCGTGGAGTGCAAGGAGGCGGGGAAGGAATATACCGTCCAGAGGCCAGTCTATTATATCAGCGAAGTGTGA